The following coding sequences lie in one Lelliottia jeotgali genomic window:
- a CDS encoding Nickel transport system permease protein NikB, which produces MGRYILRRILLLVPMIFAASVIIFLMLRLGTGDPALDYLRLSNLPPTPEMVASTRVMLGLDQPLIVQFGTWLWRALHLDFGVSFATQRPVLDDVLNFLPATLLLAGAALLLILLTSVPLGIWAARHRDRMPDFIVRVISFLGVSMPNFWLAFLLVMCFSVWLKWLPAMGYGDWQHLILPAVSIAFMSLAINARLLRASMLDVAGQRHVTWARLRGLNHKQTERRHILRNASLPMITAVGMHIGELIGGTMIIENIFAWPGVGRYAVSAIFNRDYPVIQCFTLIMVVVFVLCNLAVDVLNAVLDPRIRRHEGAHA; this is translated from the coding sequence ATGGGGCGCTATATTTTGCGGCGCATACTGCTGCTGGTCCCGATGATATTCGCCGCCTCGGTGATTATCTTTCTGATGCTGCGTCTTGGGACCGGCGATCCGGCGCTGGATTATCTGCGTCTGTCGAATCTGCCGCCCACGCCGGAAATGGTTGCGTCGACGCGGGTGATGCTCGGGCTGGATCAGCCTTTAATCGTGCAGTTCGGCACCTGGCTTTGGCGCGCGTTGCATCTCGATTTCGGGGTGTCATTCGCCACTCAGCGCCCGGTGCTGGACGATGTTCTGAATTTTTTGCCTGCCACGCTGCTGCTGGCCGGTGCGGCGCTGCTGCTGATCTTGCTCACGTCGGTGCCGCTGGGGATTTGGGCGGCGCGTCATCGTGACCGTATGCCCGATTTCATTGTGCGGGTGATTTCGTTTCTCGGTGTCTCGATGCCTAACTTCTGGCTCGCCTTCCTGCTGGTGATGTGCTTCTCGGTATGGCTCAAATGGCTCCCGGCGATGGGCTACGGTGACTGGCAGCATTTGATTCTGCCCGCCGTGTCAATTGCGTTTATGTCGCTGGCGATCAATGCCCGACTGCTGCGGGCCAGCATGCTCGACGTCGCCGGACAGCGCCACGTCACCTGGGCGCGTTTGCGCGGTCTGAATCACAAGCAAACCGAGCGGCGTCACATTCTGCGCAATGCCTCGCTGCCGATGATCACCGCCGTGGGGATGCATATCGGCGAGCTGATTGGCGGGACGATGATCATTGAGAACATCTTTGCCTGGCCGGGTGTGGGGCGCTATGCGGTCTCGGCGATTTTTAACCGCGACTATCCGGTCATCCAGTGCTTTACGCTGATCATGGTGGTGGTGTTTGTCCTCTGTAATCTGGCGGTGGATGTGCTGAACGCTGTGCTCGACCCGCGCATTCGTCGTCATGAAGGAGCGCACGCATGA
- a CDS encoding Nickel transport system permease protein NikC yields MNFYRSARLSVRLALVIIALLALVALTSQWWLPFDPQAIDLPSRLLSPDSQHWLGTDHLGRDIFSRLLAATRVSLGSVMACLLLVLIVGMVVGGAAGLLGGRVDQLTMRVADMFMTFPTSILSFFLVGVLGTGLTNVIIAIALSHWAWYARMVRSLVIALRQREFVLASRLSGAGNLRIFIDHLTGAALPSLLVLATLDIGHMMLHVAGMSFLGLGVTAPTAEWGVMINDARQYIWTQPLQMVWPGVALFISVMAFNLVGDALRDHLDPHLLTEHAH; encoded by the coding sequence ATGAATTTCTATCGTTCCGCGCGTCTTTCCGTTCGCCTGGCGCTGGTCATCATCGCGTTGCTGGCGCTGGTTGCGCTGACCAGCCAGTGGTGGCTGCCGTTTGATCCGCAGGCGATTGACTTGCCTTCGCGGCTGTTGTCGCCGGACAGCCAGCACTGGCTGGGCACCGACCATCTCGGGCGCGACATTTTTTCTCGTTTGCTGGCGGCCACCCGCGTGTCGCTCGGCTCAGTGATGGCCTGCCTGCTGTTAGTGCTGATAGTAGGGATGGTGGTTGGTGGCGCTGCCGGGCTGCTCGGCGGGCGAGTCGATCAGCTCACCATGCGCGTCGCCGATATGTTCATGACCTTTCCGACCTCGATTCTGTCGTTCTTCCTCGTGGGCGTACTGGGGACGGGGCTGACCAACGTCATCATCGCCATCGCGCTGTCCCACTGGGCCTGGTATGCGCGGATGGTGCGCAGTCTGGTGATCGCCCTGCGCCAACGAGAATTTGTCCTCGCGTCACGCCTTTCAGGAGCCGGAAATCTACGCATTTTTATCGATCATCTCACCGGGGCTGCACTGCCGTCGCTGCTGGTGCTGGCGACGCTCGATATCGGCCATATGATGCTGCACGTCGCCGGGATGTCCTTCCTCGGCTTAGGCGTGACCGCGCCAACCGCCGAATGGGGCGTGATGATCAATGATGCGCGCCAGTATATCTGGACGCAGCCGCTGCAAATGGTCTGGCCTGGGGTGGCGCTGTTTATCAGTGTGATGGCCTTTAATCTCGTGGGTGACGCCCTGCGCGATCACCTCGATCCTCATCTGCTCACGGAGCATGCCCACTGA